Proteins encoded within one genomic window of Xiphophorus maculatus strain JP 163 A chromosome 11, X_maculatus-5.0-male, whole genome shotgun sequence:
- the tet3 gene encoding methylcytosine dioxygenase TET3 isoform X2, with amino-acid sequence MGCWNADERQTEKEEWGDTEREERDRGAGGEDERGSQRSSYGDSVSGRRSTNRSSAEAWRVGYFEDNSQDRVGLPEQAAETVHKVTTVDGLTNGGQMEIGSHDRLQEGALSLDLANGVNPYHNNDEASMETDEQRAGGVPERQRWVPGHSKVNETQQQQSCWSSSSGTTPAEGVHYADIEDAQNLVAFSATASALPPSSSSSCLVLQPNTAKLYEKFTQETHADGAHSRVSAGAPETSCEPLEDLDILQAALSQAKHGHKPPNCNCDGHGCPDYLEWLEKKIKLATRRDQGSHKMGDEAPHLEQPHLPHQHQTYQQVNGAHRMSTSCLQQQQEVNQYSHQDQVPSSKPPIPCSPQVLSIAKEKNISLQTALAIDALTQLSSPQLVSAPGQVFRNNFHNHQNTPSLIPSSLNNNSSSRSQSVPPGLHPNQQGAVSYEHHRPQSQGQPGHASPLPSSTSPFPGQGKAPGFSPNPQQWRQGSDRDPEQRNPWMFRKPEPHAHFATAPPNSSDPMSELKQLLGDTKLKNASFKLPLTQQLSLNQNGGIQVQGRIKQEPDSGEHYHHTSSTGRYEMSNGQQQGQHYPGNPMSPGQAAIRHSTQAALQHHLHHRRNLFSTQPPGFGVPSSRAPMTCQDLKKWWPQIDAEGMSVLPIKQEPKRRKNTHGSSVIKSVGLMAIGPALPKPKQIIIKKNKQKASMPTFLPQAQIAIQKPPVHMKDTSPSLTNSQICSLNPLALLRNSAQASAAGLPAPEQSQVCISNTSLIPSSNVTTGNAPAVTDPSSTSVVLSAISKSEEASINLTSTNTSNATPVTSTTPSNTSPLQKLINIDPKYEELIRQFEAEFGNLAPDTSASPCKEETTPAPTLANQSLISPQDLSLASSNTTQSVSSIPTPQANNTPQSDDQKMEISKSDSDTQSELTVSQPSNEGREHTRPVNVSQNQETILDKQQLQQRMLEEALGMQDSPLPKRIKIEASGELAVLSTTCYSEEGTPVKDGLNSSPSLKGFLDSPLRYLDTPTKNLLDTPIKDPQSEFPTCTCVEHILEKDEGPYYNHLGSGPTVASIRSLMEMRYGEKGEAVRIEKVVYTGKEGKSSHGCPIAKWVIRRGSDKEKLLCLVRQRAGHHCANAVIIVVILAWEGIPKSLADKLYHEVTDTLTKYGNPTSRRCGLNDDRTCACQGKDSEKCGASFSFGCSWSMYFNGCKYARSKTPRKFRLQGDHPEEEEKLRDNFQNLATEVAPLYKRLAPQAYSNQCAAEQRAPECRLGLKEGRPFSGITACMDFCAHAHKDQHNLHNGCTVVCTLTKEDNRKVGEIPEDEQLHVLPLYTVSLTDEFGSAEAQRRKMQNGAIQVLQAFRREVRKLPEPAKSCRQRRLEAKKAASEKKKSKLTQQTPEKTVVKTELCISSSPQTPGIKEIIKQEMKPDIKREPINGSIDGYPVQATDPFNNIYQNPAYYARGDHSPVGQPSAADTVNGYHPSLPAMPYGFFNYPPNALFRPKLKTYEGRSKLVQAERKSDAQSPQGHLPSNSHPEQNNQPNNSAYAQPANYSLSRPSSVSSEPSNRGTPLIKQEPMDVPVYEGALPSQACANTSRSTPQSAQWPGYKINGSIISNNWDGHLNRRQSPDVSSLNSDKLQLHKLHQHAQQRQSSPYPQQWTSHPCSNPQIASTNPAHQVPASPPPSPHLGTGHQGNLYRGAIRHSASYPGTPQPVTSHSGSVTPRPGTPRPGTPVTGIPGPPTPGPGTPGPSTPGLGTLRPGTPGPATPGPATPGPATPSPLTPGQLTPRHWASPAPSPQPNPWGIGPAAFSPGLKHSNPAGAYPDKIWSKTGENRCSTPLGIQEKAWKSCGGSLAGSTPSPAPEGRLFPDALQQSDQAHCDPCRAESDVESFKHREEEDEVWSDSEHNFLDPAIGGVAVAPAHGSVLIECARRELHATTPLKKPDRSHPTRISLVFYQHKNLNQPMHGLALWEAKMKLLAERALQRQQEAALLGLSQEDIKALGKKRKWGSLLTGASPGPGQSKDKKDGPVTRLSHTFYTTSMVTVSPYAFTRVTGPYSHFV; translated from the exons acTGTTCACAAAGTCACTACAGTGGATGGCCTCACAAACGGAGGCCAGATGGAAATTGGTTCACACGACCGCCTCCAGGAAGGCGCGTTGAGCCTGGATTTGGCCAATGGGGTGAACCCCTACCATAACAATGACGAGGCATCTATGGAAACAGACGAGCAGAGGGCAGGAGGTGTGCCTGAAAGGCAACGCTGGGTGCCAGGACATAGCAAGGTCAATGAGACCCAACAGCAGCAATCATGCTGGAGCAGCAGTAGTGGTACAACCCCTGCTGAGGGAGTCCACTATGCAGATATAGAAGATGCCCAGAATCTGGTAGCGTTTTCTGCTACGGCTAGCGCTTtgcctccttcttcctcttcatcttgCCTTGTCCTGCAACCTAATACAGCCAAGTTATATGAGAAGTTCACCCAAGAGACACATGCTGATGGTGCTCATTCTAGAGTCTCTGCAGGTGCTCCTGAAACAAGCTGCGAACCTTTGGAAGACCTTGACATCTTACAGGCAGCACTGAGCCAAGCTAAACATGGGCACAAGCCCCCTAATTGCAACTGTGATGGGCATGGTTGTCCAGACTACCTGGAGTGgttggaaaagaaaattaaattagcaACTAGAAGGGATCAAGGATCTCACAAAATGGGTGATGAGGCCCCACATTTGGAGCAACCCCATTTGCCACATCAACATCAGACATACCAACAAGTGAATGGTGCCCACCGTATGTCCACTTCATGTTTGCAACAGCAACAGGAAGTTAATCAGTACTCTCACCAAGACCAAGTGCCCTCCTCCAAACCCCCTATTCCTTGCTCCCCCCAGGTGCTCTCCATAGCCAAGGAGAAAAACATCAGTCTTCAGACTGCCCTTGCGATAGATGCACTCACACAGCTATCCAGCCCTCAACTAGTCAGTGCTCCAGGTCAGGTTTTCCGAAACAACTTTCATAACCACCAAAACACACCTAGTTTGATCCCTTCCTCTCTTAACAACAACTCATCATCACGATCCCAGTCTGTCCCTCCAGGGCTGCATCCCAACCAGCAGGGTGCAGTATCTTACGAACACCATAGGCCCCAGTCCCAGGGCCAGCCAGGCCATGCTTCTCCTCTCCCATCCTCTACCTCTCCATTTCCAGGTCAGGGAAAAGCTCCAGGTTTCAGTCCTAATCCGCAGCAGTGGAGGCAGGGCTCTGACAGAGATCCTGAACAGAGAAATCCATGGATGTTCAGAAAGCCTGAGCCCCATGCTCACTTTGCAACTGCTCCTCCAAATAGCTCAGACCCCATGTCAGAGCTTAAACAGCTGCTCGGTGACACCAAGttgaaaaatgcttcttttaaGCTTCCCCTCACACAGCAGCTTAGCTTGAATCAGAATGGTGGCATTCAGGTCCAGGGCAGAATAAAACAAGAGCCAGACTCTGGTGAGCATTATCATCACACTTCCTCAACTGGACGTTATGAAATGTCTAATGGTCAACAGCAGGGACAGCATTACCCTGGAAATCCTATGTCTCCTGGCCAAGCAGCCATACGTCACTCCACTCAGGCAGCTCTACAACATCACCTCCATCACAGGAGGAACCTGTTCTCTACCCAACCACCTGGCTTTGGAGTACCAAGCTCACGTGCACCTATGACATGTCAAGACTTGAAAAAATGGTGGCCCCAGATAGATGCTGAAGGTATGTCAGTTCTACCAATCAAACAGGAACccaagaggaggaaaaacaccCACGGGTCTTCTGTTATAAAATCAGTGGGTTTAATGGCTATAGGTCCTGCTCTTCCCAAGCCCAAACAGATAATCATCAAGAAGAACAAGCAGAAAGCCTCCATGCCAACCTTCCTCCCTCAGGCTCAAATCGCTATACAAAAACCACCAGTTCACATGAAGGACACATCCCCATCCCTGACCAATTCCCAAATATGCTCTCTCAACCCTTTGGCCCTCCTCCGTAACTCCGCTCAGGCTTCTGCAGCAGGTCTCCCTGCCCCAGAACAATCTCAGGTATGCATTTCCAACACCTCTCTAATTCCTTCTTCCAATGTTACAACGGGAAACGCTCCAGCTGTCACGGATCCCTCGTCCACATCTGTGGTTCTTTCAGCCATCTCAAAATCAGAAGAAGCAAGCATCAATTTAACCTCCACCAACACCAGCAATGCCACACCTGTGACCTCCACAACTCCATCCAACACCTCGCCACTGCAGAAACTCATTAACATAGATCCAAAGTACGAAGAGCTGATCCGCCAGTTCGAGGCTGAATTTGGAAACTTGGCCCCAGACACGTCCGCAAGTCCATGCAAGGAGGAGACCACTCCGGCCCCTACACTAGCGAATCAATCCCTGATCAGTCCTCAAGACCTCAGTCTAGCATCATCTAACACCACCCAGTCTGTCTCCTCAATCCCTACTCCTCAAGCCAACAACACACCTCAATCAGACGATCAGAAAATGGAAATTAGCAAGAGTGACTCTGATACCCAAAGTGAATTAACAGTTAGTCAGCCTTCCAATGAGGGCCGTGAACATACAAGGCCTGTCAATGTTTCTCAGAACCAGGAGACTATTTTGGacaagcagcagctgcagcaaagaATGTTAGAGGAAGCACTGGGCATGCAAGACTCTCCACTGCCTAAGCGAATTAAAATTGAAGCTTCAGGAGAATTAGCGGTACTATCCACCACATGCTACTCTGAGGAGGGCACGCCGGTAAAGGATGGCCTAAATTCCTCACCATCTCTAAAAGGCTTTCTAGACTCCCCCTTGCGCTACCTAGACACCCCTACCAAGAACCTGCTGGATACTCCGATCAAGGATCCACAGTCCGAGTTCCCAACCTGTACCTGTGTGG AACATATCCTGGAGAAAGATGAAGGGCCGTACTACAATCACCTGGGGTCGGGACCTACAGTAGCCTCCATACGAAGTTTGATGGAGATGAG ATACGGAGAGAAGGGAGAAGCGGTTCGAATTGAGAAGGTGGTGTACACAGGCAAAGAGGGGAAGAGCTCCCATGGTTGTCCTATTGCCAAGTGG GTGATTCGTCGAGGCAGCGACAAAGAAAAACTCCTGTGCCTGGTGCGTCAGCGTGCCGGCCACCACTGTGCCAACGCAGTCATCATCGTTGTTATTTTAGCCTGGGAAGGCATCCCAAAATCCCTGGCCGACAAGCTTTACCACGAGGTGACAGACACCCTCACTAAGTATGGCAACCCCACCAGCCGGCGCTGCGGGCTCAATGACGA TCGTACCTGTGCCTGTCAGGGAAAAgactctgaaaagtgtggagctTCCTTCTCATTTGGCTGCTCCTGGAGCATGTACTTTAATGGCTGTAAGTACGCCCGAAGCAAGACGCCACGCAAGTTCCGGCTACAAGGAGATCATCCCGAAGAG GAGGAAAAACTCAGGGACAACTTCCAAAATCTGGCAACTGAGGTGGCTCCGTTGTACAAGCGACTGGCTCCACAGGCGTACAGCAACCAG TGTGCGGCAGAGCAGCGAGCTCCGGAGTGCAGGCTGGGTTTGAAGGAAGGCCGTCCCTTCTCTGGAATTACAGCTTGCATGGACTTCTGTGCCCACGCTCATAAGGACCAGCATAACCTGCACAATGGCTGCACAGTG GTGTGTACCTTGACTAAGGAGGACAACCGAAAAGTGGGGGAAATCCCTGAAGATGAGCAGCTTCATGTGCTGCCACTGTACACGGTCTCACTGACAGATGAGTTTGGCAGTGCAGAGGCCCAGCGCCGCAAGATGCAAAACGGAGCCATCCAGGTACTTCAAGCTTTCCGTCGCGAGGTACGCAAGTTGCCCGAGCCTGCTAAATCTTGCCGGCAACGCCGACTGGAGGCCAAGAAGGCCGcctcagagaagaagaaaagcaaactcACACAGCAGACTCCAGAGAAAACAGTGGTCAAGACTGAACTTTGCATCAGCAGCTCTCCCCAAACCCCAGGCATTAAAG AAATCATAAAGCAGGAGATGAAGCCGGACATCAAGCGGGAGCCCATTAACGGATCAATAGATGGATACCCTGTGCAGGCAACAGACCCATTCAATAACATCTATCAAAATCCTGCCTACTATGCAAGGGGGGATCATTCCCCAGTCGGCCAGCCCTCTGCCGCAGACACAGTAAATGGCTACCATCCCAGTCTGCCTGCAATGCCCTACGGCTTCTTCAACTACCCTCCCAATGCTCTTTTCCGTCCTAAGTTGAAGACCTATGAAGGTCGAAGTAAGCTTGTCCAGGCAGAAAGAAAGTCTGATGCTCAGAGCCCTCAGGGCCACTTGCCTTCCAACAGCCACCCAGAGcaaaacaaccaaccaaacaacaGCGCTTACGCCCAGCCTGCCAACTATAGCCTGTCCCGTCCTTCTTCGGTCTCCTCTGAGCCATCCAACAGAGGCACTCCGCTCATCAAACAAGAGCCTATGGATGTACCAGTCTATGAAGGGGCACTGCCAAGCCAGGCTTGTGCCAACACATCAAGAAGCACCCCGCAGTCTGCGCAGTGGCCTGGGTATAAGATTAATGGGAGCATTATTTCAAATAACTGGGATGGCCACTTAAACCGTAGACAAAGTCCTGATGTCTCTTCTTTAAACTCAGACAAGCTGCAGCTTCACAAGCTTCACCAGCATGCCCAGCAGCGCCAGTCCTCTCCGTACCCTCAGCAGTGGACTTCCCACCCATGCTCAAACCCCCAAATTGCTTCCACCAATCCAGCACACCAGGTACCTGCATCTCCACCTCCATCCCCTCACCTTGGCACAGGGCACCAGGGCAACCTATATCGAGGCGCCATACGTCACAGTGCTTCTTACCCTGGTACACCACAACCTGTTACCTCTCACTCAGGCTCAGTAACTCCAAGGCCTGGGACCCCACGTCCAGGCACCCCCGTCACTGGCATTCCAGGTCCACCCACCCCTGGTCCTGGAACCCCAGGTCCAAGTACCCCAGGTTTAGGCACTCTACGACCTGGCACCCCAGGTCCTGCCACTCCAGGCCCAGCCACCCCAGGCCCAGCCACCCCAAGCCCACTAACTCCAGGGCAACTTACCCCTAGGCACTGGGCGAGTCCTGCTCCTAGCCCCCAACCAAATCCTTGGGGCATCGGACCTGCTGCATTTAGCCCTGGGTTGAAGCACAGCAATCCTGCAGGAGCCTATCCCGACAAGATCTGGTCCAAGACTGGGGAGAACCGGTGTTCCACTCCCCTCGGGATCCAAGAAAAGGCCTGGAAGTCTTGTGGAGGTTCATTGGCAGGCAGCACCCCTTCTCCCGCTCCCGAGGGTCGCCTGTTCCCTGATGCGCTGCAACAGTCCGATCAAGCCCATTGCGATCCCTGCCGAGCTGAAAGCGATGTCGAAAGTTTCAAGCATCGTGAAGAAGAGGACGAGGTGTGGTCTGACAGCGAACACAACTTCTTGGATCCCGCAATTGGCGGCGTAGCAGTAGCACCAGCTCACGGCTCAGTCCTGATCGAATGCGCCCGGCGGGAACTACACGCCACCACTCCGCTTAAGAAGCCCGATCGTTCTCATCCCACCCGCATCTCCCTCGTCTTCTACCAGCACAAGAACCTCAATCAGCCAATGCACGGCCTGGCTCTGTGGGAGGCCAAAATGAAGCTGCTGGCAGAGCGAGCACTGCAGAGGCAGCAGGAAGCAGCTCTCCTTGGCCTCTCCCAGGAAGACATCAAGGCACTCGGCAAGAAACGCAAATGGGGGTCTTTGTTAACTGGCGCCAGTCCAGGACCTGGACAGTCGAAAGACAAGAAAGACGGGCCAGTGACACGGTTATCTCATACATTCTACACCACTTCTATGGTTACTGTGTCTCCCTATGCCTTCACTCGCGTCACTGGGCCCTACAGCCACTTTGTTTGA